CCTAGCAAAGAAGAGAATTTCTCTAATAAAACCAAGGTGTTTTGTTGAAAGTGTTTTTGTGTGTGaacatttacatatttatttgtgtttatGAATGTTTTTATCTGTGTTCTACATTTTGTTGATGTGTAAATGTCCTCTTTATAATGCCTgtgtattttgtcttctgttcaTCTTTGAGTTTAAACTCCCAGaatatttatattcaattaAATTCATGAATGTTTGTCAACTTGGAATATAAAGCGCAAGCCAAGACAAGTCGTGTGTTGGTAGAACAGTTTGGGAGGGAAATTTCTCTTGAACTTTTCTggcccaaatttttttttaattatctaacAGATGAAAATCTtccatatttaaaaaagtaatgtcTATGGTAGATCTATGTTACAGTGAAAATTGATGAACCGATTGGCCTCTGCATATTTGTTTTACATGAGTTGGTATAAAGAAATTTTActtctttcaaaaaattgatttcttctAAGCTTGGGCTTGATCAGATAGAGTTTGAGATTGATATTACCTAATAAGACAAAAAGTCAAGGAGGCTTTCCATATTAGATAACTAGTATTATCTTTGAAGGTGCCTTGTAGATgataaattgacatttttataaaaccaCAAAGAGATATCATGGTAAAGGAAATTTTCTTATCCTTTAATGCATTACATCTAGTCCTTCAAGataattttagaataaaaaaaaatattgttgtagGTGATATCTACatgttaaatttctttatttcttacaCCTTTGCCTCACCCGAAAACTGTTATGTACTCTATGATAAGTTATtacaaacttcgttatctctaACTAGATGggaatgtttaaaaactttgagatatcagagtatttgagatatcgagggtaattaaaatactttaaaaaataagtggctGGGACTTGCAATTAACTTTGATATATCTATtgtgttcgagatatcagtgttcgagatatcgaagtacAACTGTATATGATTGCAATAggataatgaaattttatttcagttgAAGGACCACCTCGGGTTATTGAGCCTCGGGCCATAGCGGTTCCTGAGCGTCAGCCCACTTTGGTTTCTCCCCAGCCAGGTTTGTATTATTCCATTGATAAGAGATggaattactgtaaattccttaaattaaatgcgaggaatgAATATCCACGTAAAATTGTGGGAAGCAACCCTTGTGGATTTAGAAATCTTgcttttcagacagttttgaactataggaaATTATAATCTAAAATGATGCTCTCGAATTTTTATTcccgcgatttgatacaaatcaGTGGaattgcagaattaagtacCAGGTACTCGCATAAAagaaggaatttacagtactgtGGCGTATCATTAAAGTGGGGATTTAtggattgtatttttttttaaattaatggatCGTttggttgtacatgtaatatcatggGTTTACTTGGATggataatgaataaataattcattttggaTGTTATTTTATGGGTAGGGGTGAAATTCCCCAAAAATTGAGCCCCCAcataatatttctaaaaattttacagtaatacatgtataagtaaccAATGTATCATTTATGTccttatttaattataaaatactttatcataaataattattcattaaaaaggAGAACTACAAATGATTAGTGTAATATCTGACAATACCTTGGATAAAATGTATAAGATAACTTATTTAATATAACATGGAATGGAAGGGATCAATCGAGTGGGAGTCCAAAATCATTTGgtttagatattttattttctgtatcTTGAATGCCGAAATATCTTGAATTCCTAACATTTAAGgtcttactttaaaaaaaacattaattgatACTGCAggcatgattttattttctagtTTGCAAATACACATCACATGGTTGAAAACTAAATTTCATGTTGACAAATATTGTAAGATAAGGTATGCTTTTAAAGGATATCTTGTTGCTTGGCAATTTGCAtttcatatgtttatttttgtaaacaaaaaaaaagagcaaCTGAGCAGCAATCTCGGTTCTTATTTGGAAGTGTTGATATGGTGCATTGATTTAACAGCTAATAATTGCTATATTAAACGGGGATTGAATATTGATCAATTTGTAAGCCAAGCTTTAATAGATGTTAGatcttttttttgaaattttttatgaatacagTTCTTTCATTAAATGTTAAAAGAGAAAGTTTAACGTGTAATGTTAAAGAAATTCTTTGAATTTATTAACTAATGCAATTTGCAAATCAGATTCAGGTAAGATTAGGCCATTTagtataaattcttttttaacagactcaatttcaataaaatgattaaagcTTTAGGTAACTTTTTATCCAGGGTATTACTATTTCATACAAAGAAACATGACACAGCATTTGGTTGATAGCATGAACTTTATAAATGTCATGCATTGAAAACATTATATACATGCCTTAGAAGGAAGTCAATTATTGGTAATTTTGATATTTAGCTTTGGTTTGCATGCATGAATATAACTCGTCTTTGAATACACAAGATATTCAAGTTACGTCAATTTGTTGCCTTGGTTGATTGAAATGGAATGTAAATACTGGTATATAATTGTTATTGATATAATcttgttcattatatatatttatgatacgATCATATACCATATACTTAAGACCTGAATACAGATGAAGAAGCTAGATTTACTTTAAGAAATATTTAGATAAATCATTATGGTTTGGAATATAAGTATTGATATAATATGTGATTATAATGAAGTCTCTGTCTCCATCTCTCTTTTAAAGCTagtatttttcaagaaaaatccctCACAAACTCTTCGTACTGTTTTGCCTTTTAGGAGCCAGACGATcggtaaagaaaacaaatataccTTTCCCAGGCCCTAGTAAGTACGACTTATATTCATTTATCTATATTAAGAGCAAttaatgtataatttatatatattcaacACAATTTGAAGACTTTCTGGTAAAGTTTGTGTTTTCTCAATGTTTCAGGAGGCCTGAGAAAGTTTCGCCATGTTGCTTATGCTGCTTGGTTCATTTCTTCACTAAAAGCACTTAGAGAAAAGGTACCATCTACTAACAGACTAACCAACTAACAACTTAATGGTATACTTATAGCTTCCAGAAGAGGGTTAATGAGGGTTTTTTACTATGTTCAAGATGAACAcaaactttgaaataattgacgatttaaatggatattttgacaataaattacaaaattgaAAACCTTTCACATGCAATGCCAGCAGTATTTGTTCATTATTCATACACATGTAATTCAATAGTGTATCTggcattttcatgaaaatcaatttCATGAAATAATGTCATTTAGCCTACATATATCATAATGTATCATAAATTTATGACCCATATATCATaggatataaaaagaaaacaattttgatttatgtATAAAGTGATGTCATACTTAAGTTTCAAATTGactgatatttatgtttcaCTTTCagacaagattttaaaattttatcaccATTCTTTAGAATGTCTTTTATTCCAATTACAAAGAAGCAATAAGAAAACTTTGGGCAGGATTATATTGAATACACACGGTTTAGTCAAAGagtatatgtatattgaaattgaaatgataTAGAATCAGAGTCAAAGGAGGAAACACTCCATTCAGGACtgaattatttaaagttttcagCAGTTATACTTAATGTATGCAATTCTTATCCTTTTAAAATGCCTGCCATGGTAAATAGTCTTTACAGAAAACTTTCCTTTGCTTGAAAACGTTTATTACCTTATTTCTCCCTTTATATCttatttgaagaagaaaataacTCATACCAAGTCTGCTTCATTTCAATACCAATTTAGTTAGATAACTTTAAAATTATCCATCTCCCTTCTCCTGTCTGAACTCTTGATTCAATAATTCATGAATTTTGGCATTTAAGCGgaacaaattatattatatgtattatttagtCTTTGCTAGTCAGTATTTCAGATAAACCAAAGGTTTGTTTGCTGTGTATTgattcaatatttgtttataattaacATGTTTTAGTTACTAATTGATCCAAACCTTTAATTCACTTAGAAACTTCCTTTATCTTCCTGACTAGTCAAATAAAACAGTTGTTAACATGAAATCACATGCCGACCCTGTCAAAGTAATACAAGTTATGGAgaacttaatattttttttcattaaccattttattcatgaatgattaccgtaatacatgtacatataaatataggGTACTTTTCTATTTGTCCAAAGCCTTCCATGCCACTTAATCTTAATTCAGCCACTTTTAATGGATGTCCAGAGATATTATTACCATAATATAAGCTAACTTTTCAAATATAGGTTTTCTTTAATTGGTTATCAGAATcatttggtcaaaatttatgaCATATTGTAATGACGTTCATTAAGTTTGGAATTGCATGATCAAAATCTAGATTTACTTGATTCCTATAGCTTCATTGTATGGAATTCATGGTAACTGAttggaaatatatattaaactataTTTGGAAAAAGGTAAGAAAGATGTTGGAGGATGATCGAGGCTTGCTAAGAAGTCAAACCATAATAGATGAAGACAGTGTATGAccagttttaatttaaataccagtatacaatgtataaaaatcaacaaaaaaatcatattattagCTCAATGTCAGACCAAATATAAAACTATTTTGCACAATAAATCACTTGGTCAATATTATGAAGCGGACGGTGTTGTGCAATAAATGCTgtcaaattttaaactaaatataccggtatattaaaaatttaaataaatgtatttctcTAAACATCAACTAGTTATTTCTGTGACATCATTGACGGCACTGTATACAAACTATTTTACCATGTGGTAACCACTATGTGCCTTGTGGGTTGGTTAATTATGACCATGCTTCAAAATGGAAGCTTTTGATTGGTTGTTGGGAGCTACTGTCCACTCCAAACTGATGAATATAATCATCATACATGAATAATGATTCTTATTGTAATACACAACATTAATATGactaatttttcttttacactGTAACTCTCCATAACCTTTCCATCCAATTAAGTAGAACTAACATCTAGTTTTTTAACTAACTTGATTAACATTGCACAGAACACCAACTTatatttgttgggtttttttttacaatcaatattttattttagatataaaaaacaTCTGAATTCAGTAAACATTTgctattgaaataaatacatattaattttGATGCTCATGCTtagtaaatttcaaattttattacaGTTTAGCTGATATTTGAATTTTAGCTATACAGCTAGGTTTATATGATGTGTGATTGATAAACAAGTATTTGGATTTCAAAGATtcttttgtattttatgatttttaatgttCCATATTTTACACCCTTAATAAATTAACCATGTTAACCTTGTAGAATGCGGGGAGTCGACCAAgtagtgtatttttatttggaattattttgaaagaaatagTTGCAGCTCTTCACAGAATATACCTCAATGTAAGTATTCCACTATAGACAAACTTTCTAAATGAAAGTTGACCAgtaaattgtatttcaaatgAAGCATGCATGTATGTTTGAACTGATTGAAATTGCTTAATGCACGTAAAAGAAGTAAAATGAATTTAGAGTCGCAGAATTGCaatgcatcttcgctagccaagggttttgaTCCAGTTTGCTCAGGGAGCAGAGTGGACCAAAAAttaacccttggctagcaaagatgattgcaatgaaaaattcaagaaaatttaCTCAATTTATTTAATCAGACAGTTTGGATTGAAAAGCAGAATGAACCATTTTACaatcataatgataattttCCATTGGGTTTTTACAGCCTAGTGGAAATATCTACCCTGTTCTAGCTGATGCAATAAACCCCAAGGCCTATGACCTGTCTAACTTGGTCCGTGGGAGAGTGGGAGACAAGGAAGGACAGACCATGATACAGGAACTACAGTATATAGTGGAGAACCTGGTGTACCACATCACAGAGATAATGGTAGGTGGTGTCTAATAGTACAGCACAGAGATAGGGGTAGGTGGTGAATAGTACCACAGCACAGAGATAATGGTAGGTGGTGAATATACCACATCACAGAGATAATGGTAGGTGGTGAATAGTACCACATCACAGAGATAATGGTAGGTGGTGAATAGTACCACATCACAGAGATAATGGTAGGTGGTGAATATACCAAATCACAGATAATGGTAGTTGGTGTCTAATAGTAGAACACAGAGATAGTGGTAGGTGGTGAATGATACCACATCACAGTAATAATGGTAGGTGGtgtctaatacatgtagtacagcACAGAGATAGTGGTAAGTGGTGAATGGTACCACATCACAGAGATAATGGTAGGTGGTGTCTAACAGTACAGCACAGAGTTAATGGTAGTTGGTGTCTAATAGTTCAACACAGAGTAAATGGTAGTTGGTGATTGATGAATGGTACCACATCACAGAGATAGATTATGGTAGTTGGTGTCTAATAGTTCAACACAGAGTTAATGGTAGTTGGTGATTGATGAATGGTAACACATCACAAAGATTATGGTAGGTGGTGTCTAATAGTACAACACAGAGATAATGGTAGTTGGTGATTGGTGAATGGTACCACATCACAGAGATAGATTATGGTAGTTGGTGTCTAATAGTTCAACACAGAGATAATGGTAGTTGGTGATTGGTGAATGATACCACATCACAGAGATAATGGTAGGTGGTGTCTACCAGTACAGCACAAAGATAATGGTAGGGGGTTAAATAAACCTTCAGATATAAATGGTAATCACAGAGTTAATGGTAGGCGGTTTGTAAAAGGCAAATTTCAGCAATAATGGGAAGTGGCGAGTGGTTAATAAGTCCCTCCACAGAGATAATGGTAGGTGCATGAATTATAAAACAACAAATCAGAGATAATGGTGGGTGGTTTATAAAACCAAACCAAAGAGATGATAGTGTGTGGCACCACATCACAGAGATAATGGTCAGGGGTAAGTGTATGAATAATCACTACCCACCATCTTTGTGATGTGGTATCACACATCACTCAGCAAGTGATTCCCACATCACTCAGCAATATCACTGTTATGAGGTATTAAACACCACTTATGATTATCATGAAGAAATCCCTACAAGACAACTCGTTTTGAGACTCAGCTGTTGAATTTTGACAATCCATCTCTCTCGTTTTTCCCGACCCATTGAGCATTTACATTGATTTGGTCTCTTGAATTGCCATTAAGGTTTCTCCACCCTTGAAGTTTTTATGGTTAAATCCATGTAATATTTGTTGTTATTTGAAgattaatatgtaaacattcaaattgAACTTAAATATTGGcatgttgtaaatattttgttcatgctGTAGGAGCTAACAAGGTACACTATCAGGGCAATTATAGCGACGAATGCTCTCCAATGAAacgtcacatttttttttactgatttctatataataaagtaattttttaaagaaatcaatcgcaatattttatgtattttaacatataaagGCCATTTAAACTTGCCAGTACGAAAGTTATCACATTTAGAGTGaattttgatgcaatttttCAACCATGAATAAGTACAGTTTAGCAACATAAATCATCTTTAACTTAAGAAATAATGGTGGAAACTCACTAAAATTTGGTACATTTGTAACTCATCATATCTCCTATCGAAATCTGCAAAGAAATGTTTACCTTGCCaggtaaaaaattatgaattgtaGTCAGACTGTCAACTTTTCCTATGTACggttttatcagtttttcattgaattcagcgatttcaactcaaactactctctataaattgttaaaatttagTTTCATTTCACTTTTCATGGcttaaaatgtgtaaaacacatgttaaatcaagaaatattggCAAAACCATGCATCACATCACACTAATATTATAATCGATAACGGTAAAATATTCCGGAAAGCTCCCAATGACGTCATGCGACAATTGAAAGACCTTAAACATCAGGATTAAGTGTTATTTGAAATTTAGCAAGATAGACAGGATTCCTGTAGGGAACTCCCAGATAAAtttaaagttatacatgtatatataccttaTGATAGGTCACAAATTCATTGAGTTCATGGTCAAGTCGTCTCATTTCAACCACTCATAATTTTGATTCAAACAGAAGTGAAAATCCATATCTTAAATTCTTTATTTGCAGCCAAGCACTGGTGTACTGGGAACTCACAGAAAGTCTGCTGTGTTTGAACTCATCAGGAACGGAAAGAGATTTCCTGATGGTTACTTCTGGCAAGTAGAACTGGTAAGTCTTTGAGATgcaaaaagaagaaattaataTACCTTTGTCAAGGTAACAaaggtaaaaaagaaaaaatagacATAATGAgttgttttctattttaaagtttaaataattttgtttgtcttGATCTTCACGTACTCTCTAATGATTTTGTTCTCTGTTTAAAACACTATTAATTATCATGAGCAATGGTCATATTTACAGGACAGACTACAGTTCTCTGAGAATGGTAGAACCACTAACATTGGAGACCCAGAAGCCTTCATGCTGATTATTGGCATCTTCTTGTCAAGAAGTCTTATCACAACTCTCTTAATGAAGCCGGTGGACTATGGCTTGTCCAATCAGCAGCTGTCAGATGTTGCTGAGCGTAACCTTAAGGTCATCGCCACGACAATGCTGTACCTGGTGAGACGAGTGTCAGTCTCGCGTGGTCGTGCCTTGATGGTAAATATGGCCCTCAACAATGGTGCTCAGTTAATTGCTTAGTTGAGGTCATTTATTTTGCCTTATATGCATTATGAGATCCTTAATGCAGTTTCAAATACGAAAAATTGTTAGAAATGGAGGTTCAATAGATGTCTGTGTTGcatcttgtttattttatttttttttatttagagtATGCCTGGTGAGATATCCAAGTACCTATATACAGATGAAGAGATGAGACCATTATACAGTAGAATCGCTAAATCTTTCAACTATGCAGAGGTAAACATAACACTTTGGTATACATTGTGTCTTGACATAGAACATAATGCAGATGATCTAGATGTACATTATTTACACACATTTGTGACTGTGCCAGTGTCAAGCTTAACTCGGGATATACCAGTACACATTTTCATACCTTAGCAATTTGAACAAAGCTAGTATGTCAACTTTGAACTTTACTACAATTTCAAGTCAATGCATCCTTcttctaaattcatttttttgcatATCAGCGAGTTATTTTTCAATGTtgtaatgttcattttgcttTGAAAGTCTAATTTCCCTACTTTGGATAATTTTGAAgtttaaactaaattttgaatgaaatgcTATGATGTCAGAAGagattcatataaaaaaaaattgatgatttcAGGGTCTGTTGAGGGAGTGGGGACAAGAATACATCAAACGACTCAGAAACGCTCCCACCCTAAAGAACTGAAATTCTCCTCCATCGTGTAGTGAATATTTGTGCCACAGCATGGGAGATAATGCAATAATCCTTTGACCATGCCTAGAAACTTTCCCTTGCTCTTTATTCAAACTGAGATAGCTACAAGGGCACACAAAGGAAATGCATAATCCATAATTGTTGTATGTGCGATTGTCAAGAGATTTTAGTTTCCTTGACAGTAGATTTTCGACTACTGTAATAACAAGCTATGTCTTCATCAATGTCTAGAATGCTGGGTCTTCTAAACTTTGTCAACACAAGTATAGGCTTATATAGACAATGTGAGGATCAATGCGATCGAGTTTGCCCTTGACATAGAAAACACCATACCATTTTAAAGTCTGATTAAGACAAAACACAACTAGGTATTAGAGTGCGTAAAAATCCTCTTCATCTGTTgctacattttacatgtataatttaaaacagCCTTGTTGAAAGTAGTGATTGATTTGAGGTTTTCTCCTACTGAACTATTATGCTTTTCTTACTGGCAATTGTTACAGTACATGTGTGTGTTACACAATTCATTATGATTTATAAGTCTTTCAGTGTGTGATACTTTTGAAGCTATGCAAGGCATGTTATCCAATACAATattaaatgtttctttaaatattaacacAGAGGGTATTCAGAAACTGAtgcaaaaattgcatattagTCTGTGacgtcaaagtatttttttcaccCTTGTTTGCATTTGGGATCATCACATGCTTTTTTAGCATGTACCTACtagaaaatttctaaaaataatattctacatataaaaaatttaaattgttttcaaaagaaTGATCAAATTCTCTTTCGGAATACATCATGAAGAAAACCATGGAATCCTTGTTTTAcacaagtacttaattctgcgattgaaccgttttgtatcaaatagtgagaacataaaatcacaaacaatgaaaaaataaaaacgagaTTTTCAAATCTGTGAGATGTTCCTCTCACAAATTTACTTGAACATAAATTCTTTGggtttattatttatcaattggGAATCTACAGTAATGGTCAGCAAGTGAAAGAAATGAAACtgtcaaagtaaataaatgtgTAGTATATACCAGTAGTACAATAGATTCTGTCAGATAGCTAATTATGAATGCTTATGGCTTCATGGGATATATCAGACACTTCTACTCTTTTCATATGAAGATCGAATGAGTTTGTCCCTATACACTGTtctaatattttacaaaatatctcattttttcaatattttccattttataAGGTGGGCAAAAATGACATCATAGTTTTGTAAAACACTTTTATactttagtacatgtaatattcttCTGATATTAAGTTGTATATAAAGTATAAAGAACAAACATTCTAAGAAAGATAACCAAAAACTTAGCACTGTACAATTAAGCAAGATAAAGATAACTCTTTTATCTGACCAGCTCTGTCTTTGTTTTGTATATCAGTTGAAATAAGGGAtcatttgaaagtgaaaaattttATCTGACAGGTTTTCTAAAATGTCTTGCCATTTTGATCAAAGACCGTGAGGATGGTACAGAAGATAGGCGACTGTATACTTGTTTCTTATATTGCCAGTTTAATTTCTGTGTACATAGCTGTATTGTATGTTTCTCTCAGTGAtaccattgtatttatatgtaACAAAGCATCTGTGATAATTCTGTATTTCTATATGTGACATATACTATGGTAATGATTTTATACTGTAATTTCGTAACTAATTTGTTagttatttgtttgaaataaatcacAATGAACAGCTTACATCACTGAGTTTTTTTTGTCCTTTCTTGATCCCATTTTTGTAGAGGTTCTCTGTTTAGAGTGTTAGTTTTCAAATACATCTGGTTTGTatgaaataatcatttaaagCAACCTTGGAATTTTACCCTCTAAAGCCTCCTCAACTCTGAGATTGATATAATGTAGGATTTAAAAactttcataatatttaattaCTTTCTTGTAATATTCAAAACAGGTTTATATCTCATTTAAAATTGCTggtaaaaatgaaattctacCACACACTTgccatataaaaacaaaacagttttttttcaaCTTAATTGATATATTTCCATCAAAAcctgaaggaaaaaaaaaacaacaaatgtaaGGCATGATAATAGGAACAAGATGAGAAAGTGCTGTCATAAATATAACTCATGAAACAAAACGCTACAATACatccaataaactctgtaacaaataaatgtacatatccGATACATTCAATAACAAGTTACTGattaaaacaatacaatatgtAAGTTGTAGAGCCATAGGTTTGTAAAATAGAGGCCATAAGCCATCGGTACAAATAGTTTAAAGTGTCACTCAAATTAATGTTGACCCTTTTTCATATTTCACATAAAATTTTGTAAGGATTTGATtgatataaacataaactattGCGTTTGAAAGGAAAAATTTACAGATATCTTAATAATTCAGAATTTGGATAGTGAAGTAACAAATTTAGTAATGCAAACCAAAACAATGCTAAGAAAAGCTATGTATGTTAACAGATAGTTTCATCAATTACTAATACATGTCTTTATGATATAcagaaaactttgaaataacagAAAGGTATGTATAATATGCTTTGATACAGATGTTTTAAGCAGCGActaataaaacaagaaaagagatcagtatatttttttgtacatgcaGCACTGTTAGGTGTTCAAATATTCTGAAAAGCAAGCATGATTGTATAAAAACTATATATGAAAAGTATTGCACAAAACCACAGAGCATCGccaagattgttttaaaaaatggaatgtCAAAAGAGTTCCTTTTTttgttccaaaaaaaattttaacagaTATGAAGAAAAGGTcatgattttatgattttacatataaatgtacaaGCGATATTGCATGGTTTACTTTTTGGTTTTGAGGTGTTACAAACGCTTGTGGAGATGCAACAAAGTGTACATCAGTGACTTTTTTGTGTGGAAATGCTAATGTGACTAGATACTATATCATATAGTATATGATTCCGTATGTACAATTACATTCTAAAACAAATGTTGCCATTTTCATCATAACAgattactgtaaaagtggttatttacactGGTGGTAAGGTACCCATTTTCTGGAGTCAAACAATACGTGTACGTATTAATTACGCGGATGCATGAATAACCACACGcaccttttaatttttttaccatACACGTGGgggtatataccggtatttttacACAGATTTAAGCTTACCACATGACTAGTGCAAATTCCCCCACacataaataaccacttttacagtacaCATAGCAAAGTTAAAAGTCAATGTCCATAAGCTACATAAAAATTCTATTCAAGAGGAACTACATTAAACACTGATAGAACAGCACTCCCTTAACAGACAGTTGGTATTATAATTCTACAGGTGCAAAGAGTGATAAAGGAAGCCAGAAACCAGGTGAATCACCTTTCACATATTGGCAACTCAAGATGGACACACACTGACATTTGggacaaacagacggacaaAACTAGACATTGCCAGCAATGATGTAACAAAAACAGGTGCTCTGGCTGTTAAACATATGGAAGGTCAAAACTAGATGTGCCAGCCCAGCCACTGGCAAAAGCATCAGCAGCAAACCATGAATGACAGGGACTGACATAGATGCAAAGTGCCTAGACATGTACCCATTTCTGCCCTCAACATTTCTGAcaaaaatttaaacttaaagCATCTTTTACCATTACAAAGGTCTCTGGACCTGAAACATCTAAAACATGCAACTCGaacatttcttcttttttttcaaattaaaacctTATACATCTATAAAAATCCATATAGTgtccatttattaaaaaaaaatctacttatatcaataatgaataaataaagttaatttcaatttcatacttgtatacatgtacaagaaacaTAAACAAgtaacagatttttttaaacaatgaattctCGCAAAATCAACGTAAaacaatgaatacatgtacatgtatttaagcagcattaaaacattttaaaacgaatacatgtacttggagGTACATGTTCTACtatttattgtcattcaaatacAGTGACCGGGATATGTTAATATGGCAGATA
This genomic window from Magallana gigas chromosome 5, xbMagGiga1.1, whole genome shotgun sequence contains:
- the LOC105323177 gene encoding uncharacterized protein isoform X4, producing MSRPAFIPRKFYFTGGNDLDEQVKLQQAMLRRQELLDKIRHEQLVNEDHGRRPRSHSARRRYTPSPLPPPPSRRSLPDFNRNQSYRDDNNNPYRDKDMSQVKHIIEHRVATPKQYHLPPIQNPPQAPVSYPQSYPQHIIQQVPQPVVQNLVPDQRQGMFNKGDWMEMMMMQNHQMHQLVVQQMMLQSLPGAGRMTQAPVTYMSEPTVVRSPAPPAVHHHHYQMSPPPQPAVHHYSALPPLEPNGQSLPQPGRLVSPVRVEGPPRVIEPRAIAVPERQPTLVSPQPGARRSVKKTNIPFPGPRGLRKFRHVAYAAWFISSLKALREKNAGSRPSSVFLFGIILKEIVAALHRIYLNPSGNIYPVLADAINPKAYDLSNLVRGRVGDKEGQTMIQELQYIVENLVYHITEIMPSTGVLGTHRKSAVFELIRNGKRFPDGYFWQVELDRLQFSENGRTTNIGDPEAFMLIIGIFLSRSLITTLLMKPVDYGLSNQQLSDVAERNLKVIATTMLYLVRRVSVSRGRALMSMPGEISKYLYTDEEMRPLYSRIAKSFNYAEGLLREWGQEYIKRLRNAPTLKN
- the LOC105323177 gene encoding uncharacterized protein isoform X8, producing the protein MDNWLLDAGNDVIRDYIQHGHVDQDMSQVKHIIEHRVATPKQYHLPPIQNPPQAPVSYPQSYPQHIIQQVPQPVVQNLVPDQRQGMFNKGDWMEMMMMQNHQMHQLVVQQMMLQSLPGAGRMTQAPVTYMSEPTVVRSPAPPAVHHHHYQMSPPPQPAVHHYSALPPLEPNGQSLPQPGRLVSPVRVEGPPRVIEPRAIAVPERQPTLVSPQPGARRSVKKTNIPFPGPRGLRKFRHVAYAAWFISSLKALREKNAGSRPSSVFLFGIILKEIVAALHRIYLNPSGNIYPVLADAINPKAYDLSNLVRGRVGDKEGQTMIQELQYIVENLVYHITEIMPSTGVLGTHRKSAVFELIRNGKRFPDGYFWQVELDRLQFSENGRTTNIGDPEAFMLIIGIFLSRSLITTLLMKPVDYGLSNQQLSDVAERNLKVIATTMLYLVRRVSVSRGRALMSMPGEISKYLYTDEEMRPLYSRIAKSFNYAEGLLREWGQEYIKRLRNAPTLKN
- the LOC105323177 gene encoding uncharacterized protein isoform X1, translated to MATDTDSVHDHMTRLRMKMVQQKIANERDKLRPSSSESGNDLDEQVKLQQAMLRRQELLDKIRHEQLVNEDHGRRPRSHSARRRYTPSPLPPPPSRRSLPDFNRNQSYRDDNNNPYRDKDMSQVKHIIEHRVATPKQYHLPPIQNPPQAPVSYPQSYPQHIIQQVPQPVVQNLVPDQRQGMFNKGDWMEMMMMQNHQMHQLVVQQMMLQSLPGAGRMTQAPVTYMSEPTVVRSPAPPAVHHHHYQMSPPPQPAVHHYSALPPLEPNGQSLPQPGRLVSPVRVEGPPRVIEPRAIAVPERQPTLVSPQPGARRSVKKTNIPFPGPRGLRKFRHVAYAAWFISSLKALREKNAGSRPSSVFLFGIILKEIVAALHRIYLNPSGNIYPVLADAINPKAYDLSNLVRGRVGDKEGQTMIQELQYIVENLVYHITEIMPSTGVLGTHRKSAVFELIRNGKRFPDGYFWQVELDRLQFSENGRTTNIGDPEAFMLIIGIFLSRSLITTLLMKPVDYGLSNQQLSDVAERNLKVIATTMLYLVRRVSVSRGRALMSMPGEISKYLYTDEEMRPLYSRIAKSFNYAEGLLREWGQEYIKRLRNAPTLKN